The following proteins are encoded in a genomic region of bacterium:
- a CDS encoding GntR family transcriptional regulator yields MIHIDPRDGTPIYRQIIDQVKRMVLTGGLVPGDQVEPVAGLAARVHVNPMTVSKAYSALVDAGVLERRRGVGLFVAAAVRRNTRDDREDLLDRELRSAAALLVQMQIEEDEAARRLCGHMRDFRVEEGNDHE; encoded by the coding sequence GTGATCCACATCGACCCGCGCGACGGCACACCCATCTACCGCCAGATCATCGATCAGGTGAAGCGGATGGTGCTGACCGGCGGTCTCGTACCCGGCGACCAGGTGGAGCCGGTGGCGGGCCTGGCGGCGCGCGTCCACGTGAACCCGATGACCGTGAGCAAGGCCTACAGTGCGTTGGTCGACGCGGGCGTGCTGGAACGACGCCGCGGCGTGGGCCTGTTCGTGGCCGCCGCCGTGCGGCGCAACACGCGCGATGACCGCGAGGACCTGCTCGACCGCGAGCTGCGCAGCGCCGCCGCGCTGCTGGTGCAGATGCAGATCGAAGAAGACGAGGCGGCTCGCCGCCTTTGCGGACACATGCGGGACTTCCGCGTTGAAGAGGGGAACGACCATGAGTGA
- a CDS encoding PEGA domain-containing protein, whose translation MANRTAARLAFFTAVLVLALSLLAACGRVAPSYEPANLTVTSTPPGAAILLDGRDTGQVTPYTFTGVSPTSHEVRVNLAEWHADPESIALELSPLDDAEVSFTLFQTGLRVTSEPAGAHILVDGVDTGRITPAVVAGLDPGTYEVSLALETWLCIPGAVTIEVVEGAIAEVPAEALRLRSRRTVMLESFGNVNCATCAQAAENLVAVTDSDGFGPDRALFLEFSVNWPSPIDPFYLANPTENSDRFTYYWVMGAPALYVNGGIQTYPLNADSTAAAVTGRWATDPGFLVDVAANAAAGASVPVTVTLTPLVDRDLAGAVLYVALYENLISYATAPGNNGQTVFHHMFRDRIDVPPALGALVAGQPVVHEFALNRGSADPANVTVVAFVQRVADRVVLQAGSNRPEVPSAAELGGAR comes from the coding sequence ATGGCCAACCGCACCGCAGCCCGCCTCGCGTTCTTCACCGCCGTCCTGGTGCTGGCGCTGTCGCTGCTGGCCGCCTGCGGTCGCGTGGCCCCGAGCTACGAACCGGCCAACCTCACAGTCACGTCGACGCCACCCGGCGCGGCGATCCTGCTCGACGGCCGCGACACCGGCCAGGTCACGCCCTACACGTTCACCGGCGTGAGCCCGACGTCGCATGAAGTGCGCGTGAACCTTGCCGAGTGGCACGCCGATCCCGAATCCATCGCCCTTGAACTCAGCCCCCTCGATGACGCCGAAGTCAGCTTCACGCTCTTCCAGACGGGACTGCGCGTGACCAGCGAACCGGCGGGCGCGCACATCCTCGTCGACGGCGTGGACACCGGCAGGATCACGCCGGCGGTGGTGGCCGGCCTCGATCCCGGCACGTACGAGGTGTCGCTCGCCCTCGAAACGTGGCTGTGCATTCCGGGAGCGGTGACGATCGAGGTCGTCGAAGGCGCCATCGCCGAAGTCCCTGCCGAAGCCCTGCGCCTGCGTTCACGCCGCACCGTGATGCTCGAGAGCTTCGGCAATGTCAACTGCGCCACGTGCGCCCAGGCGGCCGAGAACCTGGTAGCGGTCACGGACAGTGACGGCTTCGGCCCGGACCGCGCCCTGTTCCTCGAGTTCAGCGTGAACTGGCCGAGCCCGATCGACCCGTTCTACCTGGCCAACCCCACCGAGAACTCCGACCGCTTCACCTACTACTGGGTGATGGGCGCACCGGCGCTCTATGTGAACGGTGGCATCCAGACCTATCCGCTGAACGCGGACTCGACGGCTGCCGCGGTGACCGGCCGGTGGGCGACGGACCCGGGCTTCCTGGTCGATGTCGCGGCCAACGCCGCCGCAGGCGCGTCGGTGCCGGTCACGGTCACATTGACGCCGCTGGTCGACCGCGACCTGGCCGGCGCGGTGCTCTACGTTGCCCTCTACGAGAACCTCATCTCCTATGCGACGGCTCCCGGCAACAACGGGCAGACCGTGTTCCACCACATGTTCCGCGACCGCATCGACGTGCCGCCCGCGCTCGGCGCGCTGGTTGCCGGGCAACCGGTGGTGCACGAGTTCGCTCTCAATCGCGGTTCGGCCGACCCAGCCAACGTGACGGTGGTCGCCTTCGTGCAGCGCGTGGCCGACCGCGTGGTCCTGCAGGCCGGCTCGAATCGCCCCGAAGTGCCGTCGGCGGCGGAACTCGGCGGTGCGCGATGA
- a CDS encoding DUF1446 domain-containing protein, with the protein MKKTIRIGNAGGYWGDDLDALRRQLVGGPLDYITMDFLAELTMSILRKQQLKNPELGYARDFVTQLETCLPIIAETGVKVITNAGGINPAALGRKIQSMVRERGLSLKVGVVYGDDICGRLTELGAAGESFTNMETGAAFGPVRDRVIAANVYLGAEPVVAALAEGCDIVVTGRVTDTGITLAPMIHEFGWAMDDWDLMAAGIVAGHIIECGAQASGGNLTDWREVRSFRDIGYPIIEMAPDGTFTVTKHRKTGGKVCAKSVKEQLVYEMGDPGQYISPDGVAFFDTIEVRELGPDRVGVSGVRGGPAPERFKVSMAYEDGWKADGEVLLCGPDVRDKAKVVADVFWRKAGHRFAKTNTSLVGAGSIWPAHLARCEPDEIYLRFGACDPDPAKLEDFAKALPALILAGPSGMAVSTRGRPRPQQVVAYWPALLRRDRVAAEVRTFAADGAETHRRIEFPVRGEGGEPVRSGIKPRSLSRTQPKGALRAVALRRLCYARSGDKGDTSNIGVLARSPRIYEWLAGYLTAARVKKYFGPMVKGPVTRHRLDNLEGFNFLLEGALGGGGTTSLLVDPQGKTLSQALLQMEVQVPSSLLRGLD; encoded by the coding sequence TTGAAGAAGACGATCCGCATCGGCAACGCAGGCGGCTACTGGGGCGACGACCTCGACGCCCTGCGCCGCCAACTGGTCGGCGGCCCCCTCGATTACATCACGATGGACTTCCTCGCCGAGCTCACCATGTCGATCCTGCGCAAGCAGCAATTGAAGAACCCCGAACTGGGCTATGCGCGCGATTTCGTCACGCAGCTGGAGACCTGCCTGCCGATCATCGCCGAAACCGGCGTCAAGGTGATCACCAACGCCGGCGGGATCAACCCCGCGGCGCTGGGCCGGAAGATCCAGTCGATGGTCCGGGAGCGCGGCTTGTCGCTGAAGGTGGGCGTCGTCTATGGGGATGACATCTGCGGCCGGCTCACGGAGCTGGGCGCCGCCGGCGAATCGTTCACCAACATGGAGACGGGGGCCGCGTTCGGACCCGTCCGGGACCGCGTCATTGCCGCCAACGTGTACCTCGGGGCCGAGCCCGTCGTGGCGGCGCTGGCCGAGGGTTGCGACATCGTGGTGACCGGGCGCGTGACCGACACCGGCATCACGCTGGCGCCGATGATCCACGAGTTCGGCTGGGCCATGGACGACTGGGACCTGATGGCGGCCGGCATCGTGGCCGGGCACATCATCGAGTGCGGTGCGCAGGCTTCGGGCGGCAATCTCACCGACTGGCGCGAGGTGCGCAGCTTCCGCGACATCGGCTATCCCATCATCGAGATGGCGCCGGACGGCACGTTCACCGTCACCAAGCACCGGAAGACCGGCGGCAAGGTCTGCGCGAAATCGGTGAAGGAGCAGCTCGTCTACGAGATGGGCGACCCGGGCCAGTACATCTCGCCCGACGGTGTCGCATTCTTCGACACCATCGAGGTTCGCGAGCTCGGGCCGGACCGCGTGGGCGTCAGCGGCGTGCGCGGCGGACCGGCGCCGGAGCGATTCAAGGTGTCGATGGCGTACGAGGACGGCTGGAAGGCCGACGGCGAGGTGCTGCTCTGCGGGCCCGACGTGCGCGACAAGGCGAAGGTCGTGGCCGACGTGTTCTGGCGGAAGGCGGGCCACCGCTTCGCCAAGACGAACACGTCGCTGGTCGGCGCCGGCAGCATCTGGCCGGCGCACCTGGCCCGCTGCGAGCCCGACGAGATCTACCTGCGTTTCGGCGCCTGCGACCCGGACCCCGCCAAGCTCGAGGACTTCGCCAAGGCGCTGCCGGCGCTGATCCTGGCCGGGCCTTCGGGCATGGCCGTCTCGACGCGCGGCCGGCCGCGTCCCCAGCAGGTGGTGGCCTACTGGCCGGCGCTGCTGCGGCGCGACCGCGTAGCTGCCGAAGTGCGGACTTTTGCCGCCGATGGGGCCGAGACCCACCGTCGCATCGAGTTCCCGGTCCGGGGCGAGGGGGGCGAGCCGGTGCGCAGCGGCATCAAGCCGCGTTCCCTGTCGCGCACGCAGCCGAAGGGCGCGCTGCGCGCGGTGGCGTTGCGCCGGTTGTGCTACGCGCGCAGCGGCGACAAGGGCGACACCTCGAACATCGGCGTGCTGGCGCGCTCGCCGCGAATCTACGAGTGGCTGGCCGGGTACCTTACGGCTGCGCGCGTGAAGAAGTACTTCGGGCCCATGGTCAAGGGGCCGGTCACGCGCCACCGCCTGGACAATCTGGAGGGGTTCAACTTCCTGCTCGAGGGTGCGCTCGGCGGGGGCGGGACAACCAGCCTGCTGGTCGACCCGCAAGGCAAGACCCTGAGCCAGGCGTTGTTGCAGATGGAAGTGCAGGTGCCGTCGTCGCTCCTGCGCGGGCTGGACTGA
- a CDS encoding response regulator, with the protein MTTEAELLERIAQLEEQLAHQTLCRQDAEADARASADIKQQFLASMSHELRTPLNGLIGASELALQTHLPAEAREYVQLMHQSSLSLFEVLTGILDMARLESGQLALQPVVFDVRAAMAATVARFAPAAAGKQVAIALATGADTPLPVFGDELRFCQVLGHLVGNAVKFTEAGTVTVTLHVMRGAMGTGELTISVRDTGTGIRPEDLERIFTMFTQGDGSASRAYGGSGLGLAVRQGLARLMGGSLGVSSVYGRGATFIFRVEMSLCPVAPARVVGAAVGTSAQPLGNVTPPAPANEPCPPEADAHLTVLLAEDNLVNRTLATRILERAGCRVEVAENGAVALQMARERVYDAIFMDLQMPAMDGLQATRAIRDLEGDGPRVPIIAVTANAMPGDHETCLAAGMDDYLAKPLRPDDLVDKLHRWCGVSIQPA; encoded by the coding sequence TTGACCACCGAGGCGGAGCTGCTGGAGCGCATCGCGCAGCTCGAGGAACAACTGGCGCACCAGACGCTGTGCCGGCAGGACGCCGAGGCCGATGCCCGGGCGTCCGCCGACATCAAGCAGCAGTTCCTGGCCAGCATGAGCCACGAACTGCGCACGCCGCTGAACGGCCTGATCGGCGCCTCCGAACTGGCGCTTCAGACGCACCTGCCGGCCGAGGCCCGTGAATACGTCCAGTTGATGCACCAATCGTCGCTGTCGCTGTTCGAGGTGCTGACGGGCATCCTCGACATGGCGCGCCTCGAGTCCGGGCAGCTGGCGTTGCAGCCGGTCGTGTTCGATGTGCGCGCCGCCATGGCCGCCACTGTCGCGCGATTCGCGCCCGCGGCCGCAGGCAAGCAGGTGGCGATCGCCCTGGCGACCGGTGCGGACACTCCGCTCCCGGTCTTCGGCGACGAATTGCGGTTCTGCCAGGTGCTGGGGCACCTCGTGGGCAATGCGGTCAAGTTCACCGAAGCCGGTACGGTGACCGTGACGCTGCACGTGATGCGGGGTGCCATGGGCACCGGGGAGCTGACGATTTCCGTGCGCGACACGGGCACGGGCATCCGGCCGGAGGATCTCGAGCGCATCTTCACCATGTTCACGCAGGGTGACGGCTCCGCCTCGCGGGCCTACGGCGGCTCGGGGCTGGGGCTGGCGGTCAGACAGGGCCTGGCGCGGCTGATGGGCGGGTCACTCGGGGTCTCGAGTGTCTACGGCCGCGGCGCTACGTTCATCTTCAGGGTGGAGATGTCGCTGTGCCCCGTGGCGCCGGCGCGCGTCGTCGGGGCCGCTGTCGGCACCAGCGCGCAGCCGCTGGGCAACGTGACCCCACCCGCGCCGGCGAACGAGCCATGCCCGCCGGAAGCCGACGCTCACCTGACTGTCCTGCTGGCGGAAGACAATCTGGTCAACCGCACCCTGGCCACGCGCATCCTCGAGCGCGCCGGCTGCCGGGTGGAGGTGGCGGAGAACGGCGCCGTCGCCCTGCAGATGGCCCGCGAGCGGGTCTATGATGCGATCTTCATGGACCTGCAGATGCCGGCAATGGATGGATTGCAGGCGACGCGGGCCATCCGCGACCTGGAGGGGGACGGGCCCCGCGTGCCGATCATCGCCGTGACGGCCAACGCGATGCCGGGCGACCATGAGACGTGCCTGGCGGCGGGCATGGACGACTATCTCGCCAAGCCGTTGCGACCAGACGACCTGGTCGACAAGCTGCACCGCTGGTGCGGGGTCTCGATCCAGCCTGCCTGA
- a CDS encoding LemA family protein, whose protein sequence is MSAWVFLIPPVLVVTWGVLTYNTMVRLRQMVDESWSGIDTELKRRYDLIPNLVDVVKGYAAHESSTFEAVVRARDRAAASGGTPGEQAREEQALVTSVNRLLAVVEAYPDLKASAHYLQLQHELANTEDRIQAARRFFNANVRDLNTRVAVFPSNLVAGMFGFTAAEFFEVEKSAVRAVVGVSFVD, encoded by the coding sequence ATGAGTGCCTGGGTCTTCCTGATTCCGCCGGTCCTGGTCGTGACCTGGGGCGTGCTGACCTACAACACCATGGTCCGCCTGCGGCAGATGGTGGACGAATCATGGTCCGGCATCGACACCGAACTCAAGCGCCGCTACGACCTGATCCCGAACCTGGTCGATGTGGTGAAGGGCTACGCCGCGCACGAGAGCAGCACGTTCGAGGCGGTCGTGCGGGCCCGCGATCGCGCAGCGGCATCGGGCGGGACGCCCGGCGAGCAGGCCCGCGAGGAGCAGGCGCTCGTGACCAGCGTCAACAGGCTGCTGGCCGTGGTCGAAGCCTATCCCGACCTGAAGGCCAGCGCGCACTACCTGCAGCTCCAGCACGAACTGGCGAACACCGAGGACCGCATCCAGGCCGCCCGGCGCTTCTTCAACGCCAACGTCCGTGACCTGAACACGCGCGTCGCGGTATTTCCCAGCAATCTGGTGGCCGGGATGTTCGGGTTCACGGCGGCCGAATTCTTCGAGGTCGAAAAGTCGGCCGTCCGGGCGGTTGTGGGCGTCTCGTTCGTCGATTAA
- a CDS encoding TlpA family protein disulfide reductase, protein MFDSGARRQAFSRCPAVPQVRVRPLMILLATLFVASAPTMSVAAAADWSLEDVSGRRVSFADELARGPVVVSFWATWCKPCLKEMPQLDALAATYAGRVTFLAVNTDDSKSVAKVEPLVRARGWEKLTVLLDPGAVVQRQLQVDAMPYLVLYDRDGSVAFRHTGYVEGGEAELQLAIEKVLAVALPEIGAPADDAATDLATDVAVDAAGGDGGLPGELLASDRFEYSYATDTRREIVENWLDLGWHRGNVRAGLTLNSQAPGEEGGRRNEITHRWFEFTRDGATIRAGHFHGLFGRGLLFNAWQDRSLRIDTRLDGVMATVRRGSLAATVLSGTPSVSELDVRAADLEWNAGRQVVCGVSGITWHNSAGTGTGAVDREWAAALRARQSLAQADWYVEIAARNRFSLDAFDYDAAADDPREGWALYGNLNLYRGPFTLSWEGSDYQDFELLSRADGVTSLNRPPALAREFMWTLLNRAPHTLNANDEKGHNLDLSWQAPNGVAVQASASRLRLHDGGTVYESVYLAAEKEKWGDFGVVAGLGFQDSEGLRQTLAAEVSWRRGNQRAWSFHAEHQHVRVGGGVGFDLGAYDQQWCKLEYSMPRWIFAAMLETNNKYGAQRSTNEDPGPYAAIQATRNLPNGATLNLWAGERQEGFLCAGGVCKFEPAFSGLEFFGTLRW, encoded by the coding sequence ATGTTCGATTCCGGCGCCCGACGTCAGGCCTTCTCACGTTGCCCGGCAGTGCCGCAGGTGCGTGTCCGGCCGCTCATGATCCTCCTCGCGACACTGTTCGTGGCCAGCGCCCCGACCATGTCCGTCGCGGCAGCTGCCGACTGGTCGCTGGAAGATGTTTCCGGCCGGCGCGTGTCCTTTGCCGACGAACTGGCGCGCGGCCCCGTGGTGGTCTCCTTCTGGGCCACCTGGTGCAAGCCCTGCCTGAAGGAGATGCCGCAGCTCGACGCCTTGGCCGCGACCTACGCAGGCCGCGTCACGTTCCTGGCCGTCAATACCGACGACTCGAAGAGCGTGGCCAAGGTCGAGCCCCTGGTGCGCGCACGCGGCTGGGAGAAGCTCACCGTGCTGCTGGATCCCGGCGCCGTCGTGCAGCGGCAACTGCAGGTCGATGCCATGCCCTACCTCGTCCTCTACGACCGCGACGGCAGCGTGGCCTTCCGGCACACCGGCTACGTCGAGGGCGGCGAGGCGGAACTGCAGCTGGCCATCGAGAAGGTCCTGGCGGTAGCACTGCCCGAGATCGGGGCGCCGGCCGACGACGCCGCGACCGACCTTGCCACCGACGTTGCCGTTGACGCAGCGGGCGGCGACGGCGGCCTGCCCGGCGAACTGCTGGCCAGCGATCGCTTCGAGTATTCATACGCGACCGACACGCGTCGCGAGATCGTCGAGAACTGGCTGGACCTCGGCTGGCACCGCGGCAACGTGCGCGCCGGGCTCACGCTCAACTCGCAGGCCCCGGGCGAGGAAGGCGGCCGCCGCAACGAGATCACCCATCGCTGGTTCGAGTTCACGCGCGACGGCGCCACCATCCGCGCCGGCCACTTCCACGGGTTGTTCGGGCGCGGCCTGCTCTTCAACGCCTGGCAGGACCGCAGCCTGCGGATCGACACGAGACTGGACGGCGTGATGGCGACGGTCCGCCGCGGCAGCCTGGCGGCCACCGTGCTGTCGGGCACGCCCTCGGTGAGCGAACTGGATGTCCGCGCCGCCGACCTCGAGTGGAACGCCGGGCGCCAGGTCGTCTGCGGCGTGTCCGGCATCACCTGGCACAACTCGGCCGGCACCGGTACCGGCGCTGTCGACCGCGAGTGGGCCGCCGCGCTGCGCGCCCGGCAGAGCCTGGCGCAAGCCGACTGGTACGTGGAGATCGCGGCGCGCAACCGGTTCTCGCTCGACGCCTTCGACTACGACGCCGCGGCCGACGATCCGCGTGAAGGCTGGGCGCTGTACGGCAACCTGAACTTGTACCGCGGCCCGTTCACCCTGTCGTGGGAAGGCAGCGACTACCAGGACTTCGAACTGCTGTCGCGCGCCGACGGCGTCACGTCGCTGAACCGGCCGCCGGCGCTGGCGCGCGAGTTCATGTGGACGCTCCTGAACCGGGCGCCGCACACCCTCAACGCCAACGACGAGAAGGGCCACAACCTCGACCTGTCGTGGCAGGCGCCGAACGGCGTCGCGGTGCAGGCAAGCGCGTCGCGCCTGCGCCTGCATGACGGCGGCACCGTCTACGAGTCCGTGTACCTCGCGGCAGAGAAGGAAAAGTGGGGCGACTTCGGCGTCGTGGCCGGACTCGGCTTCCAGGACAGCGAAGGCCTGCGGCAGACACTGGCCGCCGAGGTCTCCTGGCGGCGCGGCAACCAGCGCGCGTGGTCGTTCCACGCCGAGCACCAGCATGTGCGCGTGGGCGGCGGCGTGGGGTTCGACCTCGGCGCCTACGACCAGCAGTGGTGCAAGCTGGAATACTCGATGCCGCGGTGGATCTTCGCGGCCATGCTCGAGACGAACAACAAGTACGGGGCGCAGCGCTCGACGAACGAGGACCCGGGCCCGTACGCCGCGATCCAGGCCACACGCAACCTGCCGAACGGGGCGACGCTCAACCTCTGGGCCGGCGAGCGCCAGGAAGGATTCCTGTGCGCGGGAGGCGTGTGCAAGTTCGAGCCCGCATTCAGCGGCCTCGAGTTCTTCGGCACGCTGCGCTGGTAG
- a CDS encoding alpha-amylase, producing the protein MVPGSRPQDYPDYFVFAFPLSDDAWDRYAVEALLPPGLATAPADPAWEIRRLAARLVQERPDGPPAEVLLALRTLNQALRFVAVRYFRHDNPGSLDRGRLWAARRLGDSGVAGVLGAFVDLYPPLDVRAGRSDTPGFLGDRSGPLTGDDLATIELLLLYLNVGNPAAAPASPLFADDALRQRVSYVPFVTIFEDYLAEHEAPGSEGVSILQLLRAPLLASPGSLFGQLAYIRDHWGHLLPDDLLRGLQLALDVLKEIDLHRPAGPGGPAPVLEFGPGRAGWQDDRPEPEAFSNDAAWMSNVVLIAKSVHVWLDQLGKRHGRPFTRLDQIPDQELDRLAAWGVNGLWLIGLWERSEASRRIKQYMGNPDAAASAYALHDYRIADELGGEDAWRDLSERAGRRGIRLASDMVPNHMGIDSTWVVEHPEYFLQLPHPPYPAYRFDGGNLCDTPGVGVRIEEGYWNRSDAAVVFQRVDEGSGQARYIYHGNDGTSMPWNDTAQLDFLRADVREAVIRVILDVARRFPIIRFDAAMTLAKKHYQRLWFPAPGDSGAIPSRAEHGMTREQFDAAMPLEFWREVVDRVAKEAPDTLLLAEAFWLMEGYFVRTLGMHRVYNSAFMNMLKLEDNAKYRQTLKNVLEFSPAVLQRFVNFMNNPDERTAIEQFGKGDKYFGCMLMMVTLPGLPMIGHGQIEGFTEKYGMEYRRAYWDEHPDEDLIRRHERDIFPLMRRRSIFSGAEHFSLFDFEGDGGWVDENVFAYANRGPEGKALILYNNAFDRTSGRVRLSSAINTGSAEQPHLVRRSLAEALDLDTSAGTWHLFRDHIEGCEYLRSGEELAGDGLHTPLNGYQARALVEWRTVRDADGSWARVAAMLRGGGTPDLGRARRRLQLEGELAEVRRWFAPVLLSWLEAAAIPAAAGTPAARVAGPATGPSAPKKAVTPVKPGTSATPVKPVTPPLTDQPDELDGLPEGLADCARALHRLPATVATFAADPGLGARTRDDLEAWLLALPGSRGLEIAYAAAVLRTVRRPGEDRRLPRAPVPPADADLVAEDLTTVLRDWSGHDYQATRDTRLAEAVALGNDAVRSLAAGRAAWLAEALAMPAFANAAGVHVHEGIRWLGKEDLESLLQVLLIEALALAPTDDSAGQAARITALFDARDLILAAAARAGYRVDA; encoded by the coding sequence ATGGTACCCGGCTCCCGGCCGCAGGACTACCCCGACTACTTCGTCTTCGCGTTCCCGCTGTCGGACGACGCCTGGGACCGCTATGCCGTCGAGGCCCTGCTGCCCCCCGGGCTCGCGACCGCCCCGGCAGATCCGGCCTGGGAGATCCGCCGCCTGGCCGCCCGGCTGGTCCAGGAGCGGCCGGACGGCCCGCCGGCAGAGGTCCTGCTGGCCTTGCGCACGCTGAACCAGGCCCTGCGCTTCGTGGCCGTGCGCTATTTCCGCCACGACAACCCCGGCAGCCTCGACCGCGGGCGCCTGTGGGCCGCCCGCCGCCTTGGCGACAGCGGCGTGGCCGGCGTGCTGGGCGCCTTCGTCGACCTCTACCCGCCGCTGGACGTGCGGGCCGGTCGCAGCGACACGCCCGGGTTCCTGGGCGACCGCAGCGGGCCGCTGACGGGCGACGACCTGGCCACGATCGAGCTGCTGCTTCTGTACCTGAACGTAGGCAATCCCGCGGCAGCGCCCGCCAGCCCCCTGTTTGCCGACGACGCCCTGCGGCAGCGCGTTTCGTACGTGCCGTTCGTGACCATCTTCGAGGACTACCTGGCCGAACACGAGGCTCCCGGCAGCGAAGGCGTGTCGATCCTCCAGTTGTTGCGCGCACCGCTGCTGGCCAGCCCCGGTTCGCTGTTCGGGCAGCTGGCCTACATTCGCGACCACTGGGGGCACCTGTTGCCCGACGACCTGCTGCGCGGCCTGCAGCTGGCCCTCGACGTGCTGAAGGAAATCGACCTCCACCGGCCGGCGGGACCCGGCGGCCCTGCGCCCGTGCTCGAGTTCGGCCCCGGCCGCGCCGGCTGGCAGGACGATCGCCCCGAGCCCGAAGCCTTCAGCAACGACGCCGCCTGGATGAGCAACGTGGTGCTCATCGCCAAGTCGGTGCACGTCTGGCTGGACCAGCTGGGCAAGCGCCACGGCCGGCCGTTCACGCGCCTCGACCAGATCCCCGACCAGGAACTGGACCGGCTGGCCGCCTGGGGCGTCAACGGACTCTGGCTGATCGGCCTGTGGGAGCGCTCCGAGGCCTCGCGACGCATCAAGCAGTACATGGGCAACCCCGACGCCGCGGCCAGCGCCTACGCGCTGCACGACTACCGCATCGCCGACGAACTGGGCGGCGAGGACGCCTGGCGCGACCTGAGCGAGCGCGCCGGCCGCCGCGGCATCCGCCTGGCCAGCGACATGGTGCCCAACCACATGGGCATCGACAGCACCTGGGTGGTCGAGCACCCCGAGTATTTCCTGCAGTTGCCGCACCCGCCCTATCCGGCCTACCGCTTCGACGGCGGCAACCTCTGCGACACGCCGGGCGTCGGCGTGCGCATCGAGGAAGGCTACTGGAACCGCTCGGACGCCGCCGTGGTGTTCCAGCGCGTGGACGAGGGTTCCGGCCAGGCGCGTTACATCTACCACGGCAACGACGGCACCAGCATGCCGTGGAACGACACGGCGCAGCTCGACTTCCTGCGCGCCGACGTGCGCGAGGCCGTGATCCGCGTCATCCTCGACGTGGCGCGCCGCTTCCCCATCATCCGTTTCGATGCGGCGATGACGCTGGCCAAGAAGCACTACCAGCGGCTGTGGTTCCCGGCCCCGGGCGATTCCGGTGCCATCCCCTCGCGCGCCGAGCACGGCATGACGCGCGAGCAGTTCGACGCCGCCATGCCGCTGGAATTCTGGCGCGAGGTCGTGGACCGCGTGGCGAAGGAAGCACCCGACACGCTGCTGCTGGCCGAGGCCTTCTGGCTGATGGAAGGCTACTTCGTCCGCACGCTGGGCATGCACCGCGTCTACAACAGCGCGTTCATGAACATGCTCAAGCTCGAGGACAACGCGAAGTACCGGCAGACGCTCAAGAACGTGCTCGAATTCAGTCCCGCAGTGCTGCAGCGGTTCGTCAACTTCATGAACAACCCGGACGAACGCACCGCCATCGAGCAGTTCGGCAAAGGCGACAAGTACTTCGGCTGCATGTTGATGATGGTGACGCTGCCGGGCCTGCCGATGATCGGGCACGGCCAGATCGAGGGCTTCACCGAGAAGTACGGCATGGAGTACCGGCGCGCCTACTGGGACGAGCATCCCGACGAGGACCTGATCCGCCGGCACGAGCGCGACATCTTCCCGCTGATGCGCCGCCGCAGCATCTTCTCCGGCGCCGAGCACTTCTCGCTGTTCGATTTCGAGGGCGACGGCGGCTGGGTCGACGAAAACGTCTTCGCCTATGCGAACCGCGGTCCCGAGGGCAAGGCGCTCATCCTCTACAACAACGCATTCGACCGCACCAGCGGTCGCGTGCGGCTGTCCTCGGCGATCAACACCGGCAGCGCGGAACAGCCGCACCTGGTACGGCGGTCGCTGGCCGAGGCACTGGACCTCGACACGTCCGCGGGCACCTGGCACCTTTTCCGCGACCATATCGAAGGCTGCGAGTACCTGCGCTCGGGCGAGGAACTCGCCGGCGACGGCCTGCACACGCCGCTGAACGGCTACCAGGCACGTGCGCTGGTCGAATGGCGCACCGTGCGCGATGCCGACGGCAGCTGGGCCCGCGTCGCGGCCATGCTGCGCGGCGGCGGCACGCCGGACCTGGGACGGGCGCGGCGCCGCCTGCAACTGGAAGGCGAACTGGCCGAAGTGCGGCGCTGGTTTGCGCCGGTCCTGCTGTCGTGGCTGGAAGCCGCAGCCATTCCGGCCGCCGCCGGGACACCGGCTGCCAGGGTCGCCGGTCCCGCGACCGGTCCGAGCGCGCCGAAGAAGGCGGTCACGCCGGTCAAGCCGGGCACGTCGGCGACACCGGTCAAGCCGGTCACGCCGCCCCTGACCGACCAACCGGACGAGCTCGACGGCCTGCCGGAAGGCCTGGCCGACTGCGCCCGCGCGCTGCACCGGCTGCCGGCGACAGTCGCCACCTTTGCTGCCGACCCGGGCCTCGGTGCCCGTACCCGCGATGACCTCGAGGCCTGGCTGCTGGCGCTGCCCGGCAGCCGCGGCCTGGAGATCGCCTATGCGGCCGCCGTCCTGCGGACTGTGCGCCGGCCCGGCGAGGACCGGCGCCTGCCGCGGGCCCCGGTCCCGCCCGCCGACGCCGACCTGGTCGCCGAGGACCTGACCACCGTGCTGCGCGACTGGTCCGGCCACGACTACCAGGCCACGCGCGATACGCGCCTGGCCGAGGCAGTGGCGCTGGGCAACGACGCCGTGCGCTCGCTGGCGGCCGGCCGCGCCGCCTGGCTGGCCGAAGCGCTGGCCATGCCGGCGTTCGCCAACGCCGCGGGCGTCCATGTGCATGAAGGTATTCGCTGGCTGGGCAAGGAGGACCTCGAGTCCCTGCTGCAGGTGCTGCTGATCGAAGCCCTGGCACTGGCCCCGACCGACGACAGCGCCGGACAGGCCGCCCGCATCACCGCCCTCTTCGACGCCCGCGACCTGATCCTGGCCGCAGCCGCCCGCGCCGGGTACCGGGTGGACGCCTGA